The nucleotide window TGTGGCCACCGGGCAGGCTGTGACAGCCGGCGCTCGCGCAGGTGCCATTGACCTGATTGTGGTCCACGATAAAGACCGGCACCCATGCTGTGCTGTTATGACAGGCCTCGCAAATATCAGACGTATTGATATGGCTGCCAGACTTCCCGATGGCGATCACGCCGTCGTGACAGGACGCGCAGGTCCCCAGCACCTGGGCGTGGTCCACCAGCGGGTTGACCGGGGTCCAGGCGGTGCTGANNNNNNNNNNNNNNNNNNNNNNNNNNNNNNNNNNNNNNNNNNNNNNNNNNNNNNNNNNNNNNNNNNNNNNNNNNNNNNNNNNNNNNNNNNNNNNNNNNNNTGATGTGGGTGGCGTGCTTGCCGATGGCGATCACGCCGTCGTGACAGGACGCGCAGCTGCCCAGCACCTGGGCGTGGTCCACCAGCGGGTTGACCGGGGTCCAGGCGGTGCTGACGTGGCAGGCCTCGCAGATGTCGGTGCTGTTGATGTGCGTGGCGGTCTTGCCGGTGGCGGTGGCGCCGTCGTGACAGGTGATGCAGGTCTCGGTGGTGGTGCTGTGGTCAAACGCGGCTACCAGCCAGTCGGTGGTGGTGTGGCAGGTGTCGCAGGCCTCGGTGGTGGTGATGTGGGTGGCGTGCTTGCCGATGGCGATCACGCCGTCGTGACAGGACGCGCAAGTCCCCAGCACCTGGGCGTGATCCACCAGCGGGTTGACCGGGGTCCAGGCGGTGCTGGCGTGGCAGGCCTCGCAGATATCCGTGGTGTTGATGTGCGTCGCGCTCTTGCCGGTGGCGATCACCCCATCATGGCAGGACTCGCAGTTGCCCAGTACCTGGGCGTGATCCACGGTAGTGATCGGCACCCAGGCCGTGTCCACGTGGCAGGCCTCACAGATATCCGTGCTGCTGATGTGCGTCGCGCTCTTGCCGGTGGCGGTGGCGCCGTTGTGGCAGGTGATGCAGGTCTCAGTGGTGGTCGAGTGATCAAACGCGCCCACTTGCCAGTCGACCGTGGTGTGGCAATTATTACACGACGCCATAGTGGGAATATGCGTGGCAGACTTGCCGATGGCGATCACCCCGTCATGGCAGGACTCGCAGCTGCCGATGACCTCGCTGTGGTNNNNNNNNNNNNNNNNNNNNNNNNNNNNNNNNNNNNNNNNNNNNNNNNNNNNNNNNNNNNNNNNNNNNNNNNNNNNNNNNNNNNNNNNNNNNNNNNNNNNCCACCAGCGGGTTGACCGGCACCCAGGCTGTGTCCACATGACAGGCCTCGCAGATGTCGGTGCTGGTGATATGCGTCGCGGACTTACCGGTGGCGATCACGCCATCGTGACAGGAGTCACAGCTGCCAATGACCTGGCTATGATCCACCAGCGGGTTGACCGGCACCCAGGCTGTGTCCACATGACAGGCCTCGCAGATACCGGTGCTGTTGATATGCGTGGCGGACTTACCGGTGGCGATCACGCCATCGTGACATGAGTCACAGCTGCCGATGACCTGGCTGTGATCCACTAGTGGGTTGACCGGCACCCAGGCGGTGCTCACGTGGCAGGCCTCGCAAATATCAGTGCTGTTGATGTGCGTGGCCGTCTTGCCGGTGGCAGTGGTGCCGTTGTGACAGGTGATGCAGGTCTCACTGGTATTGGAGTGATCAAACGAGGCCACCTGCCAGTCGACCGTGCTGTGGCAGGTATTACACGTCTCCGTGGTGGGAATATGGGTGGCGGACTTACCGATGGCGATCACGCCGTCGTGGCAAGACTCACAGCTACCGATGACCTGGCTGTGATCCACCAACGGATTGACCGGCACCCAGCCCGTATCCACATGGCAGGCCTCGCAGACATCCGTGCTATTAATGTGCGTCGCCGTCTTACCGGTGGCAAAAGTGCCAGTGTGACAAGTGATGCAGGTCTCGGCGGTCGTCGTGTGATCAAACACCGGCACCAGCCAGTCCGTGGTGCTGTGGCAGGTATCACACGCGGCCGTGGTAGGGATGTGATTGACGCCCTTAGCGGTAGAAATCACCCCGTCGTGGCAGGACTCACAGGCCCCCAGCACCTGGGCGTGATCCACGCTGGTCGCAGGCACCCAGGCCGTGTCCACATGACAGGCCTCGCAGATATCGGTGGTAGTGATGTGCGTGGCGGTCTTGCCGGTGGCAGAAGCGCCGTTGTGACAACTGATACAGGTCTCGGCGGTCGTCGCGTGATCAAACACCGGCACCAGCCAGTCCGTGGTGCTGTGGCAGGTATCACACGCGGCCGCGGTGGGAATGTGATTGACGCCCTTGCCGGTGGAGATCACCCCATCGTGGCAGGACGCGCAGGCCCCCAGCACCTGGGCATGATCCACCAGCGGATTGACCGGCACCCAGCCCGTGTTCACATGACAGGCCTCGCACAGATCAGTGGTATCGATATGGCTGGCCGATTTACCAGAGGCACGAACGGCATCGTGACAGGTCACACAGGTCTCGGTAACGCCGGTGTGATCAAAGGCGCTCACCTGCCAGTCGGTGGTGGTATGGCAAATGTCACAGGCTTCCGTCGTGGGGATGTGATTGACGCCTTTGCCCGTTGAGACCGCACCGTTATGGCAGGACTCGCAGGTGCCCACCACGATGCTGTGATCCACCGTATCGACCTGCGTCCACGCCGTTGTATTGTGGCAAGCCTCACAGGCGTTGGTGGCAATGGAGATGTGTTCGGCACTGATGCCCGAGGCCAGGCTACCGTCATGACAGGTGACACAGACATCGATGCTCGTGGTCGAATGATCAAACGGTGAAACGACCCAGTCTGTCGTGCTGTGGCAGGTATTACAGATCGCCGTGGTGGGAATATGGTTGCCGCCCTTACCGGTGGCAATCACCCCGTCATGACAGGAATCACAGCTACCGATGACCTGACTGTGATCCACCGTGGTGACGGGCACCCAGGCGCTATTCACATGGCAGGCATCACACTGATTGCTGGCGGCAATGTGGGTCGCGCCCACGCCGCTGGCGATCACGCCATCGTGACAGACGGCGCAGGCCTCCGCAGTGGTACTGTGATCAAAGCTGCTCACTGTCCAGTTATCGACAACATGGCAGGTACTGCAGGTCAGTACCGTCGGCAGATGGTTCGCGCCCTTACCAATGGCAATCACGCCGTCATGACAGGACTCACAGGTGCCGAGGACCTGGGTGTGGTCGACCGTGGTCACCGGCACCCATGCACTGCTGGTATGGCAACTCTCACAAACCGCCGTGGTAGTGATATGGGTGGGATTCTTGCCCGTCGCAAAGCTGCCGTTATGACAGGTCGCACAGTCCTGCTCGACCACCTGCGCATGATCAAACGCCGCCACCACCCAGGTCGTGGTGACATGACAGACATCACACGCCAGAGCGGTGGGTACGGGGATATGGGTCGGTGAGACGCCGGTTGCAGTTACGCCATCATGACAGGACGCACACAGCGCATCGCCAATGGTGCTGTGATCCATCACCGCAGAAACCGCAAAACCCTCCGCGGTATGGCAGGCATCGCAAGAGGCCGTGATGGGGATATGTGTGGGCGAAAAGCCAATCGCCACTACACCGTCGTGGCAGGCCTCGCATTGCGTAGGCAAGACTTCAAAGACACCACCGATGTGGCAGGCCTCACAGTCGATAACGTCATGCTGCCCCTCTAACGGAAAGCCGGTGACCAGATGATCGAACGTCGTAACATCCGGCACCTCGGTCGCCGCATGGGCCGACGGGACGATGTCTGAAGCAAGGAAGATAAAGGGAAAAACGGCAAACAGCAGGCCCAGCAGGGACGCAAACCGGGCGGCCCGCCTGATCCAATCTATCCCTGCCCCCTTAACAGCGACCATCCTGATTCTGCCCATCCTTATTGCATTCTTATTGCTTATTTACCGAGCGACACTACCGCCCGGAGGCTCATTACACGGCCCTTTCTACCCGTTGCCGCCAGCTTCCAGAAGCGGATAATCACAGCCCTAATCTGCAATTATCTATCTATAACCTGAATCCGTGGCTTAATCGCGAACCCAGGTAAAACATCATCGAGTTAGACATAACCATGCCAGAGGCATGCGTGACGCCACCCGGTTAATATTTGAGCATAACCATAGGTTAATCGCTTTTCGTAATATCTCAACTGATTTTTTGTGATAAGGACTTGGCGGGATGACGGGAAAACAACCAATAACATGGTCATAAATGCGTCAATCTGGGAAGTTACAGCAATAACACGCGGACTACTTAATGGTGATCGCCTTAAACGATTTAGTGATATGGCAGGTTTCACACTGTTTGCCCAGACGGCCGAGATGTACATCGTCCTTTTGATGACAGCTGAAACAGTTTTTGGGCAGGTCGAATTTATCCTCTACAGGATCCCGATGACAGGCATGACAGTCCATCCCGTCGTGTTTGCCATCAAGCGGATACTCAGTTTGCTTGTTGTGGTCAAACTCCCACGCCATCCATTGCGAGGGTCGATGGCATAGCTGACATTGCGAACCCAGCTTTTTTTCATGCGTATCATCTTTTTCATGACACGAAATACAGGTCACTTTGGCGGCCTTGTATTTATTGGAGGCGTGACAGTCCTCACAGGTCAGAAATATGTGGGATTCATGTAACGGAAACTTGGTCAGCTGATGATCAAAAACCACCTGCTCGGTCCAACCCTCCTCGTTATGACAGGTCTGACACTTCTCCCCGACCTGCCCTTCATGGGAATCATCCAGGCGATGGCATTCGGTACAGGTATTCGGCGTTTTTTCAACAAACAACACTTCACGGTGACACACCGCACAGGTCAAATCCTTGTGTTTTCCTTTTAGTGGAAAAGTCGTGTCATTTTTATGATCGAACTCAACCTTTACCCAGGATTTTTCCACATGACAGACATCACAACGCTTGCCATAACGCTTGAAGTGCGCGTCATCATTTTCATGGCAGCCAAAACAGGTCGTTTCAACCTCGTCCTTGAACATATGTTTCTGATGGCAATCTTTACACAGCAGTCTTGCGTGCCCACCCTTCAGTTCAAACCCGGCATCTTTTTCATGATCAAACGGAATCTGTGACCAACGCTCGTCAGTATGGCAATCATGGCAACGAATACCGCGATCCCCTTTATGCACATCATCCAGAAAATGGCAGAAATAACAGTTGCGTGGCGTGTCATCGTAACGCTCGTTCACATGACAGTTGTAACAGGCCGCTTCACGATGCGCGTTCTTCAGTTCAAACTTGGTACGGGAATGGTCGAAATATGCCGGCAGCCAATCGCTCTCCACATGACAGTTTTCACACTTTTTCCCCATCCGTTTTTTATGCTGATCATCCGCCGCATGACAATCGTGACAGACACGCTCTGGCAGTCGATACACGCCCGCCTTTTTATGACAGACAGCACAGTCTGCCGACTGGTGCGCGCCAGCCAGCTTGAATTCAGTATCGTTATGATTAAATAAGTCGGTATCAAGCTGAACAATATCGGCATCCCGCCCAAGATGATCGGAATGACAGGAACGACATTCCCGATCATTGATATTCGCAATCTTGCCGTGAAACCCGCGCTTCTTTTTGAGGTCATTTGCAACCTCTTTGTGACACTCCATGCACTGTTTATTCTGTTGCATGCGATCAAACCCCGCATGGCACTTGTCACATTTTTTCTCCACAAGCGCGTGTTTTTTGATGACCTCTCCGGGCATCACCAGAAATTCCATGCGCTCGATGGGACTTGGCGCCGCAAGCGCTGACACTGACAGCAAACTGCCAATAAAGAGGACGACAAACAGGACAGCAATGCCCAGCAGCCTGCCGGACCGGGGATGGCGGGGCTGTCTCACACCCAGGCTCGTTTGCACATCATGACGATCATTGAGAGATTGTAAAACAGGGGTGATCGCATTAAGAAATCGTTAGTACCAGTGCACAGAAAACACATGCACACCGCCCGAAATGAACAGAATAAACAGCAGCGGTATATGAAAGATTCGCCAGCCGACCAGCAGACGTTCATAAAAATGAAACTTCCCGATCTGCACCAAGGCATTGATGTAGTCCCGCAAAATGCGCTTTTCCTTCGCCAGTTCAGCACGGTACGTGGTTTTATCCCAGCCTTCCTGCAAGGCACGTTTTTTCAGTAACTGCGAGATCTGCTGGACACCCTCAAGATAACATTTTGCCGATCTGGCACGTAATGCAAGAAATCGTCCCGGCATGTGAAACAGTGACTGCGGCATATTCACCACCGACACGGCCAGTGCCGTCAACGATTTTTCAATCCTGTCAAAACCACCGTCCTTGAATTTTTGCATGGTACTCGCCAGCCGCTCTTCGGTATCGCGGATCTGGAGCAAACGTTCATGCACCATGTAACCAATTCGGGTATAGATGTAGCGTCCAAAAATGCCGCTGGCTATCACGCACAGCATCGCAATAAAGGCCACCGAGCTATTGAGCGCCTTCATGGTAAAAGAACTGTGAAAGATGATCAGCACCG belongs to Gammaproteobacteria bacterium and includes:
- a CDS encoding cytochrome C is translated as HSEVIGSCESCHDGVIAIGKSATHIPTMASCNNCHTTVDWQVGAFDHSTTTETCITCHNGATATGKSATHISSTDICEACHVDTAWVPITTVDHAQVLGNCESCHDGVIATGKSATHINTTDICEACHASTAWTPVNPLVDHAQVLGTCASCHDGVIAIGKHATHITTTEACDTCHTTTDWLVAAFDHSTTTETCITCHDGATATGKTATHINSTDICEACHVSTAWTPVNPLVDHAQVLGSCASCHDGVIAIGKHATHI
- a CDS encoding cytochrome C, which produces MRQPRHPRSGRLLGIAVLFVVLFIGSLLSVSALAAPSPIERMEFLVMPGEVIKKHALVEKKCDKCHAGFDRMQQNKQCMECHKEVANDLKKKRGFHGKIANINDRECRSCHSDHLGRDADIVQLDTDLFNHNDTEFKLAGAHQSADCAVCHKKAGVYRLPERVCHDCHAADDQHKKRMGKKCENCHVESDWLPAYFDHSRTKFELKNAHREAACYNCHVNERYDDTPRNCYFCHFLDDVHKGDRGIRCHDCHTDERWSQIPFDHEKDAGFELKGGHARLLCKDCHQKHMFKDEVETTCFGCHENDDAHFKRYGKRCDVCHVEKSWVKVEFDHKNDTTFPLKGKHKDLTCAVCHREVLFVEKTPNTCTECHRLDDSHEGQVGEKCQTCHNEEGWTEQVVFDHQLTKFPLHESHIFLTCEDCHASNKYKAAKVTCISCHEKDDTHEKKLGSQCQLCHRPSQWMAWEFDHNKQTEYPLDGKHDGMDCHACHRDPVEDKFDLPKNCFSCHQKDDVHLGRLGKQCETCHITKSFKAITIK
- a CDS encoding cytochrome C encodes the protein MVAVKGAGIDWIRRAARFASLLGLLFAVFPFIFLASDIVPSAHAATEVPDVTTFDHLVTGFPLEGQHDVIDCEACHIGGVFEVLPTQCEACHDGVVAIGFSPTHIPITASCDACHTAEGFAVSAVMDHSTIGDALCASCHDGVTATGVSPTHIPVPTALACDVCHVTTTWVVAAFDHAQVVEQDCATCHNGSFATGKNPTHITTTAVCESCHTSSAWVPVTTVDHTQVLGTCESCHDGVIAIGKGANHLPTVLTCSTCHVVDNWTVSSFDHSTTAEACAVCHDGVIASGVGATHIAASNQCDACHVNSAWVPVTTVDHSQVIGSCDSCHDGVIATGKGGNHIPTTAICNTCHSTTDWVVSPFDHSTTSIDVCVTCHDGSLASGISAEHISIATNACEACHNTTAWTQVDTVDHSIVVGTCESCHNGAVSTGKGVNHIPTTEACDICHTTTDWQVSAFDHTGVTETCVTCHDAVRASGKSASHIDTTDLCEACHVNTGWVPVNPLVDHAQVLGACASCHDGVISTGKGVNHIPTAAACDTCHSTTDWLVPVFDHATTAETCISCHNGASATGKTATHITTTDICEACHVDTAWVPATSVDHAQVLGACESCHDGVISTAKGVNHIPTTAACDTCHSTTDWLVPVFDHTTTAETCITCHTGTFATGKTATHINSTDVCEACHVDTGWVPVNPLVDHSQVIGSCESCHDGVIAIGKSATHIPTTETCNTCHSTVDWQVASFDHSNTSETCITCHNGTTATGKTATHINSTDICEACHVSTAWVPVNPLVDHSQVIGSCDSCHDGVIATGKSATHINSTGICEACHVDTAWVPVNPLVDHSQVIGSCDSCHDGVIATGKSATHITSTDICEACHVDTAWVPVNPLV